One Danio aesculapii chromosome 13, fDanAes4.1, whole genome shotgun sequence DNA window includes the following coding sequences:
- the si:ch73-52p7.1 gene encoding uncharacterized protein si:ch73-52p7.1 gives MTRSGGMSLAVLSCILWLAAPALLRSEFKVAYVTESNVYMCTEPASCEKMNTSELSNCRDHSEVLQKTEKPSPVQKKRLTVWYTSPLNVALFLNNSEVRHLSLVQCKPPAEQPVLSEYFTVQRLETFTITYPFWRPGQSYDFVIGKDRDAPYHEEARIAVIHTSVLTGNTELKSYTIQTKVDHSGMMSFPEIFMSRSGLLEMSRIFVTFLY, from the coding sequence ATGACCCGGAGTGGTGGGATGAGTTTGGCAGTGCTGTCCTGCATACTGTGGCTAGCAGCTCCTGCCCTCCTGCGCTCCGAGTTCAAGGTGGCTTACGTGACAGAAAGCAATGTTTACATGTGCACAGAGCCGGCCTCCTGCGAGAAAATGAACACCAGCGAACTCAGCAACTGCAGAGACCACTCAGAGGTGCTGCAGAAAACCGAAAAACCCAGCCCCGTCCAGAAGAAGCGTCTGACGGTTTGGTATACATCGCCTCTGAATGTGGCCTTGTTTCTGAACAATTCTGAAGTCCGGCATTTGTCGCTGGTTCAGTGCAAACCTCCTGCTGAGCAGCCCGTCCTGTCTGAATACTTCACAGTGCAGCGTTTGGAGACATTTACCATCACATACCCCTTCTGGAGGCCTGGACAGAGTTATGATTTCGTTATAGGGAAGGATCGGGACGCCCCGTACCACGAGGAGGCCAGAATCGCAGTCATTCACACCTCTGTGCTGACCGGGAATACAGAACTGAAGTCGTACACCATCCAAACCAAAGTAGATCACAGTGGCATGATGTCCTTTCCGGAGATTTTCATGTCTCGCAGTGGGCTTTTGGAGATGTCCAGGATATTTGTCACATTTTTATACTGA